The genomic segment CCTTCGCCCGCGAGCAGGAGGCCTTCGGCTTCGTCCTCAACACCACGCGGGTCCAGGCTCATCGACCCGGCATCATGCGCGCAGCCAAGGCGCTGGGCGCCGCTGTCGAGAAGTCCGGTCTGCTGGCGCCCGAGCTGCTGGCGCTCGTGTACCTGCGCGTCGCCCTGATCAACGGCTGTCCCTTCTGAATCGACATCAACGCATCCCGGGGGATGCAGGCGGGTGCCTCGGAGGAGAAGATCCGTCAGATCGAGGGGGCCGGGGCCAGCCCGCTCTTCGCGGACCGCGAGCGGGTGGCGCTGGAGTTCGCCGAGGCCATGACGGTGACGGGCCGGAAGGTGAACGATGAGCTGTTCCAGCGGGTGCGCCGGCATTTCTCGGAGCCGGAGATCGTCGAGCTGACCGCAGCCGTCGCGCTGGAAAACTTCCGCAGCAAGTTCAACGTGGCCCTGGGGATCGAGGCCCAGGGCTTCTGTGCGCTCAGGAAAGAGATGCCTTCACAGGAGACGCGATGAGGAGGATGAGAGGGTTCGCTGTCGTCGGGCTGCTCCTCGTGCTGGGGCTGGGTCTCGGCACGGCGCTGGGACAGCCGAAGCGTGCCGGGACACCGACGGCCGACGTTCTGCGCGGCAAGTATCTGACGCAGGTCGGCGGCTGCAACGATTGCCACACGCCCGGCTACATCGCCAGCAACGGGACGGTGGACGAGAAGCTGTGGCTGACCGGCGACAAGCTGGGCTGGCGCGGGCCGTGGGGGACGACCTATCCCGCCAATCTCCGGCTGTCGGCGCGGACGTATACGGAGGACGCCTGGCTGGGTCGGGCCCGCAGCGAGCTGCGGCCGCCCATGCCGTGGTTCAACCTGCGCGTCATGACGGACCGCGATCTGAGAGCGATCTACCGCTATCTGAAATACCTGGGCCCCGCGGGCGAGCCCGCCCCCGCCTACGTTCCGCCGGACAGGGAGCCGGCTCCGCCGTTCGTCCAGTTCCCGGCGGCGCCCTAGTGGAGTGGACGCCGCCTCCTCGGTAAGCAGCCGGCCGCTGGTCGATGTCCGTCTGGAGGATCTCTCCACCCGGACGGGTCAGCTCCCGTACCTCACGAACGTCTCGGTGCACATCCGTTACGGGGAGTTCTTCACCTTTCTGGGACCAGCGCAATCGGGCAAGACCGCGGTCCTGAGGGCGATCGCCGGGTTTCTTCCCCTGAGCGGCGGTCGTGTGCGCGTGGACGACGAAGATGTCGGGCACCTGCCGCCGGGGCGGCGCGGCATGGGCTACGTCTTCCACCTGGGCGCGCTGTGGCCCCACCTGACCGTCTACGAGCATGTCGAGTTCGGACTCCGCCAGCGGGCCCTGCCGGCCGCCGACGTGGGCCGCCGCGCCCGCCTGGTGACCCGACGGCTCGGGCTGGCCGACGTCGTGGATCGCCGTCCTGACGAGCTGGCGCTGCACCAGAAGCGGCGTCTGGCGCTCGCCCGCGCGTTGGCCGTCGAGCCTCGCGTGCTGCTGCTGGACGAGCCCCTGGCCCATCTCGATCCGATGCCACGCAAGGCCCTGCGTCTGGAGCTGGCCCGGCTGCACCGCGACCTCGCTGTCACCACGGTCTGCGCCACCCGGGACGCCGCTGACGCCCTGGCCCTGTCCGACCGCATCGCGGTGATGGAGGGCGGGCGGGTGCTGCAGGTCGGCGACCCCGAGGAGCTCTACCGGCGGCCGGTGGCTCGCGCCGTGGCCGAGGCCCTGGGCCCGGCCAACTTCGTCCCCGTCCAGGTGGTCGAGGTGCGCGACCTCGGCGTCGTCGTGGAGACCGAGGGGGGCGCCCGTCTGCCCGTGGCCGGCGTGGGCGCCTTTCGGCAGGGCAGCCGCGGGGTCCTGGTGCTCCGGCCCGAGACGCTCGCGCTGGTGGAGTCGGCCGAGGCACGCGGTCCCGGAATCCCGGGCAAGGTGGCCTTTCGCGTCTTCGAAGGCTCGCGCTACCTGTACGAGATCGACATCCGGGGGAGCGTGGCTGTCAGGGTCGAGCTGCCCGCCATCGAGACGGCGATCTTTCGCCTGGGCGACCAGGTGCGCGTGGAGGTCTCGAGCGACACCGTCGTCCTGCTGCCGGCCGAGGCGGCGAGCGCCGCGCCGGCCTCCGCCGCCGGCTACAGCTCGTAGGTCTTGTCTTGCTCCACGACCGTGAGACGGCCGCCGTCGATCCGGGACAGCTCCTCGGTGATCTC from the Candidatus Methylomirabilota bacterium genome contains:
- a CDS encoding ABC transporter ATP-binding protein; its protein translation is MDAASSVSSRPLVDVRLEDLSTRTGQLPYLTNVSVHIRYGEFFTFLGPAQSGKTAVLRAIAGFLPLSGGRVRVDDEDVGHLPPGRRGMGYVFHLGALWPHLTVYEHVEFGLRQRALPAADVGRRARLVTRRLGLADVVDRRPDELALHQKRRLALARALAVEPRVLLLDEPLAHLDPMPRKALRLELARLHRDLAVTTVCATRDAADALALSDRIAVMEGGRVLQVGDPEELYRRPVARAVAEALGPANFVPVQVVEVRDLGVVVETEGGARLPVAGVGAFRQGSRGVLVLRPETLALVESAEARGPGIPGKVAFRVFEGSRYLYEIDIRGSVAVRVELPAIETAIFRLGDQVRVEVSSDTVVLLPAEAASAAPASAAGYSS